The region CTCTGGCCTTGCGGCACGGCTCAGGCGCTGGACATTTATGAGCCGGACTCCGCCTACGCGACGGCCCCCAACAGTCCCGAGATGGGCGACATCAACGCACCAGAGGTGCAGGCCAAGGTGATGAACGCAGGGGCGGAACTGCTCAGCAGCCACCCTCGCTTCGCCAATGTGGTGGTCTCGATGGCGCCAGACGGGACCTTGCGTTCCGACCTGTATGTCAATCTTCGGCGCGTCCTGACGTTGACGGGGGATGACGGCACGCGGGCGCAACCCATCGCGGACGCCGTCAACCGGGCGCAGGCCAACGGTCATATGCGCGCCGACCTCATCACGCCGGCGCGCCGGCGCGGCAGCTACGCCATTGTGGCGGGCGGCGAAACCTTGCTGACGGTCGACGAACGCTTGGCCCGGGCGGGTGGAGGCCGTTCCACCAGTTTGGTGCTGCGCTGGCTCGACAATATGCGGATGGCGGTGGGGGGGGCGCCCTTCCGACTGGCTGCCTCCCGTGGCGGGCTGTTCTCCGGCACGCTGACGGGCCGCGCTTCGTGGTATGGCCCGGGCTTCAATGGCCGTCGGGCGGCCAGTGGCGAACGCTTCAACCAGAATTCCATGACGGCCGCGCACAAGACCTTGCCCTTCGGGACGGTGCTGCTGGTGACCAACACGCGCAATCATCGCTCGTGTCTGGTGCGCATCAACGATCGAGGGCCTTATGTGAAAGGCCGGGAAATCGACCTGTCCGCCGCCGCGGCGCGGGTTCTGAAAATTGATGGGGTCGGCAGCGTTCGCATCGATATCCTTCAGCCCTGAGCGTCGCGCGGAGCGCTCACGTCATCGGCCGACGGGCAGATCGTAGGCGTTGACCAGATCCGTTTCGCCAGGTTGGCTCAGCGTCAGGCGCAATTGCCAGTTCCCTTCGCTGGTTGGCTGGAAGGGCAGTAGCCCCAGCGATACGGCCTGACAGTCGGCTTCCAGCGTCAGATGGTGGGTCTGCTCGTGTTGGGCGCGGCCATCCGGTGCGAGCAAGCTCACCGCGATCGCCACCTGGCGAGGCTCATGCGCATCGTTGACCACATGGATTGGCAGCCGATAGCGCTTGCCCGGTCGGTAGCGGTCGCGCGGCGTCAGGCAAAACACATACTGGGGGGAGAGGGCCAACTTGTAGGCGTGATAGGACTGCTTGGGGCTCCGCCAGTAGTCGATGATGGACCAGCTGACCCCGGGCTGGGAATCCGTGAACATGAAGTTCAGGAAGCCCCCATTCGGTCGGTACTTGTGAAAACGCAGCCGATCGACGTAATAGCGCTGAAGCTCGGCCTGATAGGTTTGACTGGCCTCGACCAGAGGCGCCAGTTGATGAGACCCCGTGTCGATCCACAGGCTCATCAGCTCCCACTGAAGCAGGTACTGGCGATTCAGGTGGCGCCAGTCGGAACCACGCAGGTCATCGGGCAAGAAGGTGCGCGCGTGTTCGTAATTGGGAAAGCTCTGGGCGCCGAATTCCGTTACGAAGCGCAGGTTGCGTGGGAACAGGCGTCGCCAGAGATCAAACCACCGCTTGGGCCCGTAGGACATGTACCAGCCGAAGTAGTAGTGGCCGTCGGTGCCAGATAACCAGCCTGGAATCCACATTTCGCCCGAGGAACGGATCACGGTGCGGCTCTGGTCCAGATGGCTGACTGCCTGGACCAGCTGGGAGCCCATGACATCCCGGTTCCAGCTGCGGAAAAGGCTCCAGTAGGTGCGCAGCTGGCGCAGCAGCGGCTCCACACTGGTGTCATCCACGTGCAGCGGTTCATTGTGCAGGCACCAGATCACGATGCTCGGGTGGTGGTGCAGCATGCGCACCATTTCCTGGGATTGGCGCAGCGCCTCTGGCAGGATTTTTCTGGCGTACAGCCATTGCAGCGGAAAGTCCTGCCAGAGCAGCACACCGGCCTCATCGGCGGCCCCATAGAGGGCTGGGTGGTCCACGTGGGCGTGGACCCGCAGCATGTTCATGTGCGCTTGCTTGGCCCATTGCAGGTCGATGTGGGCGCGCTCGGGCGTCATGCTGGCCAGGCGGGCATCACCGGGAGGGTAGTTGCTGCCTTTCACGTACAGTCGCCGCCCATTCAGATAGGCGATGTAATCGCGCATCTCCCAGGTGCGGAGCCCGGTGATGGTTTCCCAGGCGGTGCGTTGTTCCCCGACCGTGAGCGTCACCTGGACACGGTAGAGGGCCGGAAAACCCAGGTCGTGCGTCCACCAGAGGCGGTACTGGGGCAATTTCAGGTGGTGGTGCCAGCCATATCGTCCAGCGGGCAGCGTGACCAACCCCTCGAAATGCTGGGCCTCCCCCGCGAAGTTGTGGGGAGAAAAGGTCACCTGCCATGCTCCCTGACAGGCCTCCGGCACGCGCACATCGACGCGCATGGACACCTCGGCTTGCGTGTCGTTGAAGTCTGTCAGATGCCACAGGGCGGAGGCGATCGAGAGCGCGGGCCGTGACACGATTTCCACGGGCAACCAGAGCCCGCCGGCATTGTAGCGATAGCTCGAGAGGGCGTCCCAATGCGCAAAGACGCCTGTGATGGTCTCTTTTTCCAGGCAGGAACGCTCGATCGGGCTTTCCACTTCGATCAGCAGCTCGTTCTCCGCGCGCAAGGCCGCGGTGATGTCGAAGTCCTGCGGGAAGAAATAGCCTTCCGAGGCACCCACGAACTGGCCGTTGAGGTGAATGCGGAAGCGGTAGAACACTCCTCGCAAACGCAGGTGGTGACTCAGGCCTGCCTGATCGGGCGCCGTGAAGGAAAATCGCTTGCGGTACCACACCGTGCCTGTGTGCGTGCTGAGCGCAGGGTGTTCCTGCCAGTGCGCCGGCAGCTGCTGCTCATGCCACCCATCTTCAGGGGCAGGCGGCCCGTCGCTGGTCGCGACAGGCCGCAGTTGCCAGGGGCCCGATAAATCCAGCGTGACCACGTCCAACCTGGAACCCTCCGAGGCAAGGCGTCAGCCCGAACAGGCCGGGCGGAACGTCCTCGCGGACTAGTTCGACAGGGCACGCATCGGAACAGCCACTTCCAGAGGGCGGTTGTTCCGTCCGTTGATCTCGTTCGAACCACTGAGAAAACGGATGCGCGCCACCACCAGCAAGGGTTGGTCCAGCGGATCGGCCGGCGTGAAGAAGTTCTTCAAGGAGACCGAGCCGACCGGTATGACCAGGTTCACCGAAGGCCCGAAGGTCTGCTGGTTGGCCGGAGGCACCAGCAGCGGCGGGGTGGGAACTTCGGTCTTGGGGGTCGCGATGGCCGGCTTGGGTGGTGTCTCGGCAGCCCGGCGGGGCGTGTTGTAGGTGTAGAAGACCGAATATCCGGTGATCAGGGCGCCACGGCTGCCCGGGGGCGACCGCAGCGTGAGCCCCACGTCCGGTGGTTCCGGATTGTACGTGACATTGGTTTCAGGCGGCCCGGGTTGGCCATCGGGGCCCAGGGTGCTGCGTTGAACCACCTTCAAGGTGATGCCCGTGGGCGGCTCCGAAGCGGTCCACTCGAGGATACTTGGCGGCAGGCCCTTGTCATCGAGGTCCAGCGTCGGGGGGATGTCCAGCGTGAAGTCGGCGTCACGCAGCAGGAAGTTGGGCTGGATCGTGAAGCGCTGGGGCGCCCCCACCACATCCTGGAAAGAGGCGGTGACCAGCACGTCGCCTTCTGGAATGCCCTCCAGCAGGAATTCACCATGCTTGAGGTAAAAGTATTTGCCATCCGGTTTGTTGGAGGAAGGGAACTTTCTCAGAATGCGCAGGGCGTCTGCGACGCTACCATCTTCGAACTCGTGGCCCTCGACGTACTGCCTGTCCTTGTTGTTGTCCTTGTCTTCCACGAACTCAGGGGGGCTGGTTTCGCTGATCTCCGCAGTGAAGGCGTAGGCCCCTCCGGTCGTGACAAAGGCGTTGCCCTGCACCTTGCCATCCGACTTCACCACCTTGCCGTGCAAATGCCCCCGCTGGATCACGGTGGGGGCTTTCTTGGCCCGCGGTCCGATGATGGGTGACAGCGCCGGGTATTGCGTCACCAGCGCGTTGGTATCGCAACCGGCCACGCCCGTTGCGGCGGCCAGCAAGCAGAGAGCGGCTCCCAGTGTGCGGCGAAGTGTGTGCATCTGTCTCATTCTGA is a window of Candidatus Sericytochromatia bacterium DNA encoding:
- a CDS encoding glycoside hydrolase family 2 TIM barrel-domain containing protein, whose amino-acid sequence is MVTLDLSGPWQLRPVATSDGPPAPEDGWHEQQLPAHWQEHPALSTHTGTVWYRKRFSFTAPDQAGLSHHLRLRGVFYRFRIHLNGQFVGASEGYFFPQDFDITAALRAENELLIEVESPIERSCLEKETITGVFAHWDALSSYRYNAGGLWLPVEIVSRPALSIASALWHLTDFNDTQAEVSMRVDVRVPEACQGAWQVTFSPHNFAGEAQHFEGLVTLPAGRYGWHHHLKLPQYRLWWTHDLGFPALYRVQVTLTVGEQRTAWETITGLRTWEMRDYIAYLNGRRLYVKGSNYPPGDARLASMTPERAHIDLQWAKQAHMNMLRVHAHVDHPALYGAADEAGVLLWQDFPLQWLYARKILPEALRQSQEMVRMLHHHPSIVIWCLHNEPLHVDDTSVEPLLRQLRTYWSLFRSWNRDVMGSQLVQAVSHLDQSRTVIRSSGEMWIPGWLSGTDGHYYFGWYMSYGPKRWFDLWRRLFPRNLRFVTEFGAQSFPNYEHARTFLPDDLRGSDWRHLNRQYLLQWELMSLWIDTGSHQLAPLVEASQTYQAELQRYYVDRLRFHKYRPNGGFLNFMFTDSQPGVSWSIIDYWRSPKQSYHAYKLALSPQYVFCLTPRDRYRPGKRYRLPIHVVNDAHEPRQVAIAVSLLAPDGRAQHEQTHHLTLEADCQAVSLGLLPFQPTSEGNWQLRLTLSQPGETDLVNAYDLPVGR
- a CDS encoding septal ring lytic transglycosylase RlpA family protein; its protein translation is LWPCGTAQALDIYEPDSAYATAPNSPEMGDINAPEVQAKVMNAGAELLSSHPRFANVVVSMAPDGTLRSDLYVNLRRVLTLTGDDGTRAQPIADAVNRAQANGHMRADLITPARRRGSYAIVAGGETLLTVDERLARAGGGRSTSLVLRWLDNMRMAVGGAPFRLAASRGGLFSGTLTGRASWYGPGFNGRRAASGERFNQNSMTAAHKTLPFGTVLLVTNTRNHRSCLVRINDRGPYVKGREIDLSAAAARVLKIDGVGSVRIDILQP